From the genome of Psychrilyobacter atlanticus DSM 19335, one region includes:
- the hflK gene encoding FtsH protease activity modulator HflK, whose amino-acid sequence MGEIRFDDLEDVKRFIREIFYGKDEERNDQNEPPKGEDPRGRRPRKSSRNHIKGGLGGIIIILSLIFLGTGVYQVGPDEEAVLLRFGKYSKTVGPGMHWYFPSPIGKRYVVKTTKVYRVEIGFETVEAGPPARYQNIPEESLMFTGDENMIDVDFSVQYKISNLKDYIFNVRDQYETIKSASESALRQVVGSKGIEETLTVGKERIQEETREKLKEILDSYGTGIMIIGLQLQDVGPPEEVMQAFKEVANAREDRARFINEANGYRNDIIPNARGQASQMINRAEAYKEKRIKESQGDVAKFIKLSEKYSLGKEVTKTRMYLETMEKTMPGIEKIIVDPELKGSVLNLIGGGVGTNEKTNN is encoded by the coding sequence ATGGGAGAGATAAGGTTTGACGATTTAGAGGATGTTAAGCGATTTATAAGGGAAATATTTTACGGTAAGGATGAGGAAAGAAATGACCAAAATGAACCTCCAAAGGGAGAAGATCCCAGGGGAAGAAGACCAAGAAAATCATCTAGAAACCATATAAAGGGTGGATTAGGGGGAATAATAATAATATTATCTCTTATTTTTCTGGGAACCGGTGTATACCAAGTGGGACCAGATGAAGAAGCGGTACTTCTTAGATTTGGAAAATATTCTAAAACTGTAGGACCTGGGATGCATTGGTATTTTCCTAGCCCAATTGGGAAAAGGTATGTTGTAAAAACAACAAAAGTTTATAGAGTGGAGATAGGATTTGAAACTGTTGAGGCTGGACCACCTGCAAGGTATCAAAATATTCCAGAGGAATCGTTGATGTTTACAGGGGACGAAAATATGATTGATGTTGATTTTAGTGTTCAGTACAAGATCAGTAACTTAAAAGATTATATATTCAATGTAAGAGACCAATATGAAACGATAAAGAGTGCATCTGAATCTGCTCTTAGACAGGTTGTTGGAAGTAAGGGGATAGAAGAAACTCTTACAGTTGGAAAAGAGAGAATTCAAGAAGAGACCCGTGAAAAACTAAAGGAAATATTAGATAGTTACGGAACTGGAATAATGATAATAGGATTGCAACTACAAGATGTAGGACCACCAGAAGAGGTTATGCAAGCTTTTAAAGAAGTAGCTAATGCTCGTGAAGATAGAGCTAGATTTATAAATGAAGCTAATGGATATAGGAACGATATTATTCCAAATGCCCGTGGACAGGCATCTCAAATGATAAATAGAGCGGAAGCTTATAAGGAAAAAAGAATTAAAGAATCTCAAGGGGATGTAGCAAAATTTATAAAATTAAGTGAAAAATATTCATTGGGTAAAGAGGTTACTAAAACAAGAATGTATCTAGAAACTATGGAAAAAACAATGCCTGGTATTGAAAAAATAATAGTCGATCCTGAATTAAAAGGAAGTGTTTTAAACTTAATTGGAGGAGGTGTGGGAACTAATGAAAAAACTAATAATTAG